In Carya illinoinensis cultivar Pawnee chromosome 16, C.illinoinensisPawnee_v1, whole genome shotgun sequence, a single window of DNA contains:
- the LOC122298759 gene encoding uncharacterized protein LOC122298759 — protein sequence MLALSQILEKVGPITYRVALPDYFGEIYDVFHVSSLRKSSGQQEPRFVDPKHIQLQSDLTYEVAPMQIVDWKEQRLRSKSIPLVNVAWGDPLARDFSWERAMDMREQYSYLFK from the coding sequence ATGTTAGCCCTTtctcagattttggagaaggtagggcccATTACTTATAGAGTTGcattgccagattattttggagaaatttATGATGTATTCCATGTATCATCGTTGAGGAAGAGCTCTGGACAGCAAGAGCCGCGTTTCGTAGACCCAAAGCACATTCAGCTACAGTCGGATCTTACCTATGAAGTTGCCCCGATGCAGATtgtggattggaaagagcaaagaCTGAGATCCAAGTCGATACCTTTGGTAAatgtggcatggggagatccattAGCTcgagatttctcttgggagagagctaTGGACATGAGAGAACAATATTCGTATTTGTTTAAGTGA
- the LOC122298758 gene encoding UPF0481 protein At3g47200-like, whose protein sequence is MDKDKQIDIYKRCLQRIGQLEEDIRKCYSEEFEVNGIVFLEMMVVDACFIIEIIEIFAFTKEEVDSSESDLGALAWMGQARLSVDSPFIHCISKLRLAGIKVSPVMALSLLEVRFKRGVIDMPNIAIDDFMSVAELCGIRAKPPEKQQVLFGLRYFFGLPGEHQGGREYLRERNVIDNYLANDSEVAQFINSAGKDLVLDDKCFYLGKLFEDVDKHYRNRWMWKWASFKREYFDKPWLLLSAAGGLLLVLATSFQAIMAYKFKNN, encoded by the exons ATGGATAAAGACAAGCAAATTGATATCTATAAGCGCTGCTTGCAAAGAATAGGCCAACTTGAAGAGGACATCAGAAAGTGTTATTCTGAAGAGTTCGAAGTCAATGGCATTGTATTTCTCGAAATGATGGTTGTTGATGCTTGTTTTATAATAGAAATCATTGAAATATTTGCATTCACGAAGGAAGAAGTCGACTCCAGCGAATCTGATCTTGGAGCCTTGGCATGGATG GGACAAGCACGATTGTCTGTAGATTCTCCATTCATTCACTGCATCTCGAAGCTCCGGCTAGCGGGGATTAAGGTCAGTCCGGTCATGGCGCTCAGCCTCCTAGAAGTGAGATTCAAGAGAGGTGTGATTGACATGCCAAACATAGCCATCGACGACTTTATGTCTGTTGCTGAACTGTGTGGCATTCGAGCAAAGCCACCAGAGAAGCAACAAGTACTTTTCGGTTTACGCTACTTTTTTGGACTGCCTGGTGAACACCAAGGGGGACGTGAGTACCTTCGCGAGCGCAATGTCATTGACAATTACCTTGCCAACGACTCCGAGGTTGCGCAGTTCATTAACAGTGCGGGCAAGGACTTGGTACTCGATGATAAGTGCTTCTATTTGGGGAAATTGTTCGAGGATGTGGACAAGCATTATCGAAATAGGTGGATGTGGAAGTGGGCGAGCTTCAAGCGGGAGTATTTTGACAAGCCGTGGTTGCTTCTGTCGGCAGCGGGGGGCCTTTTACTCGTACTGGCTACGTCATTCCAGGCCATAATGGCTTACAAGTTTAAAAATAACTAG
- the LOC122298757 gene encoding UPF0481 protein At3g47200-like — protein sequence MPTSTEITISEEGKSSRANYLGPKREFTEEERNNIKKQLAIYAGEAEKLKEEAQRGSTSCIYRVLPRLKESNGDRLYKPNKLSIGPYYYNLRNYEDFKMAEDYKRKCFGSLLVKTTDQEMQINTHMSCLQRISELEKEIRTCYSEEFEVAGIEFLEMMVVDACFIIEIIEMFELGTKVTYRKRESDLEALTWMVPYLYRDFLLLENQIPFFVLEEIHALTHNISVEESRFTMLSTALRFFRNGMKRFDPLSADDIFEMDSGPVLHLLDLVRRSLIPSNIGLGAMGFLESPFIHCISKLKLAGIKVSPVMEAESFLEVKFKKGVIEMPNIAIDDLMRCLLLNCVAFEQCQQRSGRYFSVYATFLDCLVNTKEDVEYLRERNVIDNYLTDDSELAGFINRAGKDLALSFLDGWYMGELFMDVDRHYRNRWKWKWASFEREYIDKPWLLLSAAGGILLVVATSFQAVMAFLTYKYKSC from the coding sequence ATGCCAACATCCACGGAAATTACAATTTCTGAGGAAGGCAAATCCAGCCGCGCCAATTACCTAGGGCCGAAACGTGAGTTCACCGAGGAGGAACGCAACAACATAAAGAAGCAGTTAGCGATATATGCGGGGGAAGCCGAAAAGCTAAAAGAAGAAGCCCAACGTGGTAGCACTAGCTGCATCTACAGAGTCCTCCCGAGGCTCAAGGAAAGCAATGGTGACCGGTTATACAAACCCAACAAGCTCTCCATCGGGCCCTACTACTACAACCTTCGTAATTATGAAGACTTCAAGATGGCCGAAGATTACAAGAGGAAGTGCTTCGGCTCCTTGCTGGTCAAGACGACAGATCAAGAAATGCAAATCAATACCCATATGAGCTGCTTGCAAAGAATAAGCGAACTTGAAAAGGAGATCAGAACGTGTTATTCTGAAGAGTTCGAAGTCGCCGGTATTGAATTTCTCGAAATGATGGTTGTTGATGCTTGttttataatagaaataattGAAATGTTTGAATTAGGGACAAAAGTCACCTACAGAAAGAGAGAATCTGATCTTGAAGCCTTGACGTGGATGGTACCGTATTTATACAGGGACTTTCTCCTGCTCGAGAATCAGATCCCCTTTTTCGTTCTGGAAGAGATACATGCGCTTACCCATAATATTTCTGTCGAGGAAAGTAGATTCACGATGTTGTCTACTGCTTTGAGATTCTTTAGGAACGGAATGAAAAGATTTGATCCTCTTTCGGCAGATGACATATTTGAAATGGATAGTGGCCCGGTCTTGCATTTGCTGGACTTGGTTCGGAGGAGTTTAATACCATCCAATATTGGACTGGGAGCAATGGGCTTTTTGGAGTCTCCATTCATTCACTGCATCTCGAAGCTGAAGCTGGCGGGGATTAAGGTCAGTCCGGTCATGGAGGCGGAAAGCTTCCTAGAAGTGAAATTCAAGAAAGGTGTGATTGAGATGCCAAACATAGCCATCGACGACTTGATGAGATGTTTGTTGCTGAACTGTGTGGCATTCGAGCAGTGCCAACAGAGAAGCGGCAGGTACTTTTCAGTTTACGCTACCTTTTTGGACTGCCTTGTGAACACCAAGGAGGACGTCGAGTACCTTCGCGAGCGCAATGTCATTGACAATTACCTTACTGACGACTCCGAGCTTGCGGGCTTCATTAACCGTGCGGGTAAGGATTTGGCACTCAGTTTTCTCGACGGCTGGTATATGGGGGAATTGTTCATGGATGTGGATAGGCATTATCGGAATAGGTGGAAGTGGAAGTGGGCGAGCTTTGAGCGGGAGTATATAGACAAGCCGTGGTTGCTTCTGTCGGCAGCGGGTGGCATTTTGCTAGTAGTGGCTACGTCATTCCAGGCCGTAATGGCCTTCTTAACTTACAAGTATAAAAGTTGCTAG